The proteins below come from a single Streptococcus hyointestinalis genomic window:
- a CDS encoding sucrose-specific PTS transporter subunit IIBC, whose translation MDYPKVAKEVIAAVGKDNLVAAAHCATRLRLVLKDDSKVDQAALDANDDVKGTFKTDGQYQVIIGPGDVNFVYAELIKETGLKEVSTDDLKKIAAEGQKTNPLMAFIKLLSDIFVPIIPALVAGGLLMALNNFLTSAGLFGAKSLVEQYPAIEGISNMIQVMSAAPFIYLPVLVGISAAKRFGANQFLGAAIGMIMTTRDLGASAEYWNIFGLHVSQTNYAYQVIPVLAAVYILAHLEKFFHKKLPSAVDFTFTPLLSVMITGFLTFTVVGPVMLLISNGITDAIVWLYNTTGFIGMAIFGGTYSLIVMTGLHQSFPAIETQLLSAWREGTGNGDFIFVVASMANVAQGAATFAIYFLTKNKKMKGLTSSSGVSALLGITEPALFGVNLKYRFPFFCALAASAVGAAFAGLTKVAAVSLGSAGFLGFLSINASSIPMYVVAELITFVLAFAFTYSYGKTKAANVFVAEAADAAAAEATVADTTSEQSVAAPAEKTPAKAETIVSPLDGETVALTSVNDPVFSSEAMGKGIAIKPSGNTVYAPVDGTIQIAFETGHAYGLKSDDGAEILIHVGIDTVSMDGEGFDQKVKAEQKVKKGDVLGTFDSAKIKAAGLDDTTMVIVTNTADYAEVAPLADGTVAVGDELLSVK comes from the coding sequence ATGGATTACCCTAAAGTAGCCAAAGAGGTTATCGCTGCCGTTGGTAAGGATAATCTCGTTGCAGCAGCACACTGTGCGACTCGTTTACGTCTTGTCCTAAAAGACGACAGCAAGGTCGACCAAGCTGCTCTTGATGCAAATGATGATGTCAAAGGAACATTTAAGACAGATGGCCAGTACCAAGTTATCATTGGACCAGGTGATGTTAACTTTGTTTATGCTGAGTTGATCAAAGAAACAGGTCTTAAAGAAGTTTCAACAGATGATTTGAAAAAAATCGCTGCTGAAGGTCAAAAGACAAATCCGTTGATGGCTTTCATCAAACTTTTGTCTGATATCTTTGTTCCTATTATCCCTGCCCTTGTTGCAGGTGGTCTTTTGATGGCACTTAATAACTTCCTGACTTCTGCAGGTTTGTTTGGTGCTAAATCTCTTGTTGAGCAATACCCAGCTATTGAGGGTATCTCAAATATGATTCAAGTCATGTCAGCAGCACCGTTTATCTATCTTCCAGTGTTGGTAGGTATTTCAGCGGCTAAGCGCTTTGGAGCTAACCAGTTCCTTGGAGCAGCTATTGGTATGATTATGACGACACGTGACCTTGGTGCTTCTGCCGAATATTGGAACATCTTTGGATTACACGTTAGTCAAACAAATTACGCTTATCAAGTTATCCCAGTTTTAGCAGCTGTTTATATCTTGGCTCATCTTGAGAAATTCTTCCACAAGAAATTGCCATCAGCTGTTGACTTTACATTTACACCATTGCTATCAGTAATGATTACTGGCTTCTTGACCTTTACTGTGGTCGGACCTGTGATGTTGCTTATTTCAAATGGTATTACAGATGCGATTGTATGGTTGTACAACACAACTGGATTTATCGGTATGGCTATTTTTGGTGGAACTTACTCACTAATTGTCATGACTGGTCTTCACCAATCGTTCCCAGCTATTGAAACACAATTGCTATCAGCTTGGAGAGAAGGAACAGGTAACGGAGACTTTATCTTTGTTGTTGCTTCAATGGCAAACGTTGCACAAGGTGCAGCTACTTTTGCGATTTACTTCTTGACAAAGAACAAGAAGATGAAAGGTTTGACATCATCTTCAGGTGTATCAGCCCTTCTAGGTATTACAGAACCTGCCCTCTTTGGGGTTAACTTGAAATACCGCTTTCCATTCTTCTGTGCCCTTGCAGCTTCAGCTGTTGGTGCAGCCTTTGCAGGTTTGACAAAAGTTGCAGCCGTTTCCCTCGGTTCAGCTGGTTTCCTTGGTTTCCTTTCTATCAATGCAAGCTCTATTCCAATGTATGTTGTTGCTGAGTTGATTACATTTGTTCTTGCCTTTGCGTTCACATACTCTTACGGTAAAACAAAAGCTGCTAACGTATTTGTAGCAGAAGCAGCGGACGCAGCTGCGGCAGAGGCAACAGTAGCAGATACAACATCTGAACAATCTGTAGCCGCTCCTGCTGAAAAAACACCTGCTAAAGCAGAAACAATTGTCAGCCCACTTGATGGTGAAACAGTTGCTCTTACTTCTGTTAATGACCCAGTCTTTTCATCAGAGGCTATGGGTAAAGGAATCGCTATTAAACCAAGCGGAAACACTGTTTACGCTCCTGTTGATGGTACTATTCAAATCGCCTTTGAAACAGGTCATGCTTATGGATTGAAATCAGACGACGGTGCTGAAATCCTTATCCACGTTGGTATCGATACGGTGTCAATGGACGGTGAAGGTTTCGATCAAAAAGTAAAAGCAGAGCAAAAAGTCAAAAAAGGTGATGTTCTTGGAACCTTTGACTCTGCTAAGATTAAGGCAGCTGGACTCGATGACACAACGATGGTTATCGTGACAAACACAGCTGACTACGCAGAAGTAGCTCCACTAGCTGATGGAACAGTAGCTGTAGGAGATGAACTTCTTTCAGTAAAGTAA
- a CDS encoding Asp23/Gls24 family envelope stress response protein, which produces MTTETIGDIVISPRVLEVITGISATKVDGVHSLRNKGVADSLSKSTLSRGVYLTTDEAGNVVADIYVYLQYGVNVPAVSMAIQQAVKSAVYDMAEVVIAEVNIHVEGIVPEKTPKPDMKSLFNEDFLDD; this is translated from the coding sequence ATGACAACTGAAACTATCGGTGATATTGTTATCTCACCACGTGTCTTAGAAGTTATAACAGGTATTTCAGCCACTAAGGTTGACGGTGTTCACTCACTTCGTAACAAAGGCGTTGCAGATAGCCTTAGCAAATCAACCCTCAGCCGAGGTGTTTACCTCACAACGGACGAAGCAGGCAATGTCGTTGCAGATATTTATGTCTATCTGCAGTACGGAGTCAATGTTCCTGCCGTCTCAATGGCTATCCAACAAGCCGTCAAGTCTGCTGTTTACGATATGGCAGAAGTTGTGATTGCTGAGGTTAATATCCATGTTGAAGGTATCGTCCCAGAAAAGACACCAAAACCTGACATGAAATCACTATTTAATGAGGATTTCTTGGATGACTAA
- the nusB gene encoding transcription antitermination factor NusB, producing the protein MTKNGFIDSRRDLRERAFQALFSLEFEGDMLEAAHFAYTYDKAISEETEVNLPAFLMNLIKGTLDERAAIDQAISEKLKTGWSLERLSLVDKTLLRLGLFEISYFEETPDRVAVNEVIEIAKKYADETSAKFINGVLSQFVTDGAKRQG; encoded by the coding sequence ATGACTAAAAATGGATTTATCGATTCAAGACGTGATTTACGTGAGCGTGCCTTTCAAGCTCTCTTTAGCCTAGAGTTTGAGGGCGATATGCTAGAAGCAGCTCATTTTGCTTACACTTATGACAAGGCGATTAGCGAAGAGACCGAGGTCAACTTGCCAGCTTTCTTGATGAATCTCATCAAAGGGACTTTGGATGAGCGTGCAGCTATTGACCAAGCTATCTCTGAAAAGCTAAAGACTGGCTGGTCGCTTGAGCGCTTGAGTCTTGTGGACAAGACACTTTTACGTCTCGGATTGTTTGAAATTAGCTATTTTGAAGAAACACCAGACCGTGTCGCTGTCAATGAAGTGATTGAGATTGCTAAAAAATACGCTGATGAAACATCCGCCAAGTTTATCAACGGCGTTCTCAGCCAATTTGTAACAGATGGAGCAAAAAGACAAGGATAA
- a CDS encoding LacI family DNA-binding transcriptional regulator produces the protein MVAKLTDVAKLAGVSPTTVSRVINNKGYLSEKTIQKVRAAMRELGYKPNNLARSLQGKSAQLVGLIFPNISNIFYAELIEHLEIELFKRGYKTIICNSESDPKKEREYLEMLEANQVDGIISSSHNLGIDDYEKVEAPIVAFDRNLAPNVPIVASDNFEGGILAAKTLQKNGCQKIIMISGNDNSDSPTGLRQLGFSYHLKKQAEVIRIPRDLSTIRREMQLKSALTKYQPDGVFASDDLTAMVLIKVAEQLGLSIPQDLKIIGYDGTQFIQDYYPRLTTIKQPIKEIAELCVEVLLKKMAKEKTAKDYVLPITLHAGSSS, from the coding sequence ATGGTTGCAAAATTAACTGACGTCGCAAAACTGGCTGGGGTTAGCCCTACGACAGTTTCACGTGTCATCAACAACAAGGGCTATCTCTCTGAAAAGACCATTCAAAAAGTCAGAGCAGCCATGCGAGAGTTAGGCTATAAGCCTAACAATCTCGCTCGTAGCTTGCAAGGAAAGTCCGCCCAGCTGGTGGGGCTTATCTTTCCCAACATCAGCAATATCTTTTATGCAGAGCTGATTGAGCACTTAGAAATCGAGCTCTTTAAGCGAGGCTATAAAACCATTATCTGTAACAGTGAAAGCGACCCTAAAAAAGAGCGTGAGTATTTGGAGATGTTAGAAGCCAATCAAGTAGACGGTATCATCTCAAGTAGCCACAACCTAGGCATTGACGACTACGAAAAGGTCGAAGCGCCTATCGTTGCCTTTGACCGCAACCTTGCGCCAAATGTCCCTATTGTCGCTTCTGACAACTTTGAAGGGGGCATTCTCGCTGCTAAAACCTTACAAAAAAATGGTTGCCAGAAGATTATTATGATTTCTGGAAATGACAACTCCGACTCACCAACAGGGCTGCGTCAGCTAGGCTTTTCCTATCACCTCAAAAAGCAAGCTGAGGTCATTCGTATCCCACGAGATTTATCCACTATCAGACGAGAAATGCAGCTCAAGTCAGCCCTTACAAAATACCAGCCTGACGGTGTCTTTGCCTCAGATGATTTGACCGCTATGGTACTCATCAAGGTCGCAGAACAGCTAGGCTTGAGCATTCCGCAGGACCTGAAAATCATTGGTTACGATGGCACACAGTTCATCCAAGACTACTACCCTAGACTCACAACGATTAAACAACCTATCAAGGAAATCGCAGAACTCTGTGTCGAGGTCTTGCTGAAAAAAATGGCAAAAGAAAAAACCGCCAAAGACTACGTACTGCCTATCACGCTACATGCTGGCTCTAGCAGCTAA
- a CDS encoding DDE-type integrase/transposase/recombinase — MTSISQNLRYLPHTLETRYHAVKTYQNGASVAFICRRYKVSKASLMRWNKRFDGTKESLKNRSHRPLTPHPKAHTAQELTWIKNCIRRNPNATLIEIFYKLKTNKGYDRHPCSLFRILRKLDFFKSPKTKNKPYVPKPYDTPTKLGIKWQMDVKYVPTHCYTGKLPDKFYQYTVIDEASRERFIFPFKEQSSYSTVQFLKMAIKHFGYKPKILQTDNGFEFTHFKETKQVHPLDLLCQELGIEHKLIRPRTPRHNGKVERSHRNDNRRLYQHLTFYSYDDLIKQMKTYLYRSNRLPMQTLGWKSPIDIRKALLEASS, encoded by the coding sequence ATGACTAGTATATCACAAAATCTTCGCTATTTACCACATACTCTAGAAACACGCTACCACGCTGTTAAAACCTACCAAAATGGTGCCTCTGTCGCCTTCATCTGTCGACGTTACAAAGTTTCAAAAGCCTCTCTCATGCGCTGGAATAAGCGATTTGATGGCACAAAAGAGTCGCTGAAAAATCGATCCCATCGACCTCTAACACCACATCCAAAGGCTCATACCGCTCAAGAACTGACATGGATCAAAAATTGTATCCGCAGAAATCCAAACGCAACACTCATCGAAATCTTCTACAAGCTCAAAACCAACAAGGGATATGATAGGCACCCTTGCTCACTCTTTCGAATCTTGAGAAAGCTGGACTTCTTCAAATCCCCTAAAACAAAGAACAAACCTTATGTCCCAAAACCATATGACACGCCGACTAAACTCGGTATCAAGTGGCAGATGGATGTCAAATACGTCCCAACTCACTGCTACACAGGAAAACTACCTGACAAGTTCTACCAGTACACCGTTATTGATGAGGCCAGTCGAGAACGCTTTATATTCCCTTTCAAAGAGCAGTCGTCCTACTCAACGGTTCAATTTCTCAAAATGGCTATCAAACACTTTGGATACAAACCCAAAATCCTCCAAACGGATAATGGCTTTGAGTTCACTCATTTCAAAGAGACCAAACAAGTTCACCCACTAGACTTGCTGTGTCAGGAACTTGGCATTGAGCACAAGCTGATTCGTCCTCGAACACCAAGACATAATGGCAAGGTTGAACGCAGTCATCGAAATGACAATCGACGTCTCTACCAGCACCTGACCTTTTACTCCTATGACGACCTCATCAAGCAGATGAAAACCTATCTTTATCGTTCTAATCGACTCCCTATGCAAACTTTAGGATGGAAATCTCCTATCGATATCAGAAAAGCTTTACTAGAAGCTAGCTCCTAG
- a CDS encoding deoxycytidylate deaminase — protein MTDRLSWQDYFMANAELISKRSTCDRAFVGAVLVKDNRIIATGYNGGVSSLENCSEVGHEMEDGHCIRTVHAEMNALIQCAKEGISTNNTEIYVTHFPCINCTKALLQAGITKITYKTAYRPHPFAIELLEKKGVVYTQHDVPHVHLGDDS, from the coding sequence ATGACAGATCGTCTATCATGGCAAGATTATTTTATGGCAAATGCAGAGCTGATCTCAAAGCGCTCAACCTGCGACCGAGCCTTTGTCGGTGCGGTTCTCGTCAAGGACAATCGTATCATCGCAACGGGCTACAACGGTGGGGTGTCAAGCCTTGAAAACTGTAGCGAGGTGGGGCATGAGATGGAGGATGGGCACTGCATTCGTACCGTTCACGCTGAGATGAATGCCCTCATCCAGTGCGCAAAAGAAGGCATTTCCACAAACAACACTGAAATCTACGTGACGCACTTTCCTTGTATCAACTGCACCAAGGCGCTCTTGCAGGCTGGTATCACAAAGATAACCTATAAGACGGCTTATCGTCCTCATCCTTTTGCTATCGAACTGCTTGAGAAAAAAGGCGTCGTCTACACACAGCACGACGTTCCTCATGTGCACTTGGGTGACGACAGTTAG
- a CDS encoding asparaginase codes for MKHILVLHTGGTISMQADTNGHVTPENDNPMNHVSVDLEHITVTAKDFLNLPSPHITPKHMLALYHEIRQNANSYDGVVITHGTDTLEETAYFLDTMTLPDIPVVLTGAMRSSNELGSDGVYNYLSALRVASHKQAKGKGVLVVMNDEIHAAKYVTKTHTTNVSTFQTPTHGPLGIIMKHEILFFKRAEKRVRFDLEAISGTVPIVKAYAGMGDSGIISFLSPDNIDGLVVEALGAGNMPPKAAAEVEVLTAKGVPVVLVSRCFNGIAEPVYAYEGGGVRLQEAGVMFVKELNAPKARLKLLIALNAGLKGQALKEYIEG; via the coding sequence ATGAAACACATTCTCGTCCTCCACACAGGAGGTACTATTTCCATGCAGGCGGACACCAACGGTCATGTCACGCCCGAAAATGACAATCCCATGAACCATGTCTCGGTGGATTTGGAGCATATCACAGTCACGGCAAAAGACTTTCTCAACCTGCCAAGCCCACACATCACACCTAAGCACATGCTAGCGCTCTACCACGAAATCAGACAAAATGCTAACAGCTACGACGGTGTGGTCATCACACACGGCACCGACACGCTAGAAGAGACCGCTTATTTTCTAGATACCATGACGTTGCCTGACATTCCTGTCGTTCTCACAGGTGCTATGCGCAGCTCCAATGAACTAGGGAGTGACGGTGTCTACAACTACCTCTCGGCTCTTCGTGTCGCAAGCCACAAGCAAGCTAAAGGCAAGGGAGTGCTGGTTGTGATGAATGATGAGATTCACGCTGCTAAGTACGTCACAAAGACCCACACGACAAACGTCTCTACCTTTCAAACGCCGACTCACGGACCGCTCGGTATCATCATGAAGCACGAAATTCTCTTTTTCAAAAGAGCTGAAAAGCGGGTGCGCTTTGACCTAGAGGCTATCTCTGGAACCGTCCCTATCGTCAAAGCTTACGCAGGGATGGGCGATAGCGGGATTATCAGCTTTTTATCCCCTGACAATATCGACGGGCTAGTCGTTGAAGCACTCGGCGCTGGCAATATGCCACCAAAAGCTGCTGCTGAGGTGGAAGTCCTCACAGCCAAAGGTGTGCCTGTTGTTCTGGTTTCTCGCTGCTTTAACGGCATTGCTGAGCCTGTCTATGCCTATGAGGGCGGTGGTGTGAGACTGCAAGAGGCAGGTGTCATGTTTGTCAAAGAGCTAAATGCCCCTAAAGCCAGACTAAAACTCCTCATCGCCCTCAACGCTGGTCTCAAAGGACAAGCTTTGAAGGAGTATATAGAAGGTTAA
- a CDS encoding IS30 family transposase, with the protein MSTNHSTKKSLYSHLSASERGEISAYLKMGKTPSEIARLLGRHRSTISREIKRGSVSQVQDKNGKRIYSTVYFPDSGQRVYETNRRKSAYHKLSYCSQTFFKELEKALKTKPRCHSVDSFVQTYREKHPLEVIPSTKTVYRYIKDGLLRVKPIDLPKMVCIRKRSKVTPKATTKILGKSIEERPECINDRSEFGHWEIDLVLGKKTKGEAVILTLVERQTRFAIAVKLANKQAETINRAVKSLLSQYPIRSITSDNGSEFSSLSDLKGVEVYFAHPYASHERGTNENFNGLLREFLPKGVSLNSLTTEELNHYVSAINDRPRRLHKYKTANILFGLAQTA; encoded by the coding sequence ATGTCCACTAATCATTCTACCAAAAAATCGTTATACTCACACCTTTCAGCCTCTGAACGCGGAGAAATCAGCGCCTATCTCAAGATGGGCAAGACCCCCTCTGAGATTGCTCGTCTGCTTGGGCGTCATCGCTCAACCATCAGTCGGGAAATCAAACGAGGAAGTGTTTCTCAGGTTCAAGATAAGAACGGGAAACGAATCTACTCAACGGTTTACTTTCCAGATAGTGGTCAACGTGTTTATGAAACCAATCGTCGAAAAAGTGCTTATCATAAACTATCGTACTGTTCCCAGACCTTCTTCAAGGAACTTGAGAAAGCCCTGAAAACGAAACCTCGCTGTCACAGTGTCGATAGCTTTGTTCAAACTTACCGAGAAAAACATCCACTGGAAGTTATCCCTTCCACCAAGACAGTGTATCGTTACATCAAAGACGGACTGTTGAGGGTTAAACCGATTGATTTACCTAAGATGGTGTGCATCCGAAAACGGTCTAAAGTAACGCCTAAGGCCACGACGAAAATCTTAGGAAAATCCATTGAAGAACGTCCAGAGTGTATCAATGACCGTTCTGAATTTGGGCATTGGGAGATTGATTTGGTTCTTGGCAAGAAAACCAAAGGTGAAGCTGTTATTTTGACCTTAGTAGAGCGTCAAACACGATTTGCCATCGCTGTAAAATTGGCTAATAAACAAGCAGAAACCATCAATAGGGCTGTTAAGAGCTTACTATCGCAGTACCCTATTCGCTCCATCACATCGGACAATGGCTCAGAGTTCAGTAGCTTGTCAGACTTAAAAGGTGTGGAAGTCTATTTTGCCCATCCTTATGCTTCTCATGAAAGAGGAACAAATGAAAATTTCAATGGTCTCTTGAGAGAGTTTCTCCCAAAAGGTGTCTCTCTTAACTCACTAACGACAGAAGAACTCAATCACTACGTCTCTGCTATCAATGACAGACCTAGACGACTTCACAAGTATAAAACCGCAAATATTTTGTTTGGGCTAGCCCAAACAGCTTAA
- a CDS encoding sucrose-6-phosphate hydrolase → MNLPTEVRYRPYADWTDTEMATIKENMAKSPWHATYHIEPKTGLLNDPNGFSYFNGKYHLFYQNWPYGPAHGLKQWVHTESDDLVHFRETGVTLKPDTAHDSHGAYSGSAYPIGDELFLFYTGNVRDENWVRDPLQIGAFMDKEGNIKKFKDVLIQQPADVTEHFRDPQVFNYKGQLYAIVGAQSLDKKGFIKLYKANNNDVHDWAFVGNLDFAGTGSEYMIECPNLVFVDDKPVLIYSPQGLDKTELAYDNIYPNTYKIADSFDPGQAKLINPSAIHNLDYGFEAYATQGFNTPDGRAFIVSWIGLPDVDYPSDKYDYQGAMSLVKELTIKDGKLYQYPVAAMAELRQSEEAFADKTATNNTYELELEVAENTQAEIVLFADDNKKGLRLHIDTAAGRFGLDRSEAGEQYATDFGVTRTCPIPQKACTLNIFVDKSIVEIFINKGEEVLTSRVYPFDGQTGIALTKGNVSGKYFELHN, encoded by the coding sequence ATGAATTTACCAACAGAGGTTCGCTATCGTCCTTATGCGGATTGGACAGACACAGAAATGGCAACTATAAAGGAAAATATGGCAAAATCACCTTGGCATGCCACCTATCATATTGAGCCAAAGACTGGGCTTTTAAACGACCCAAATGGTTTTTCTTACTTTAATGGTAAGTACCATCTTTTCTATCAAAACTGGCCTTATGGCCCTGCTCACGGTCTTAAACAGTGGGTACACACTGAAAGTGACGACTTGGTACACTTTAGAGAAACAGGTGTTACACTCAAGCCCGACACAGCTCACGATAGCCACGGCGCTTACTCTGGTAGCGCTTATCCTATCGGAGACGAGCTTTTCCTCTTTTATACTGGAAATGTCCGTGACGAAAACTGGGTGCGTGACCCACTGCAAATCGGCGCTTTCATGGATAAAGAGGGTAATATCAAAAAATTCAAAGACGTCCTCATCCAGCAACCTGCTGACGTCACTGAGCACTTCCGTGACCCACAGGTCTTTAACTACAAGGGACAGCTCTACGCTATCGTAGGCGCTCAAAGCCTTGATAAAAAAGGCTTTATCAAGCTTTACAAGGCCAATAACAACGATGTACATGACTGGGCATTTGTTGGCAATCTAGACTTTGCTGGTACTGGTAGCGAGTACATGATTGAGTGTCCAAACCTTGTCTTTGTTGATGATAAGCCTGTACTTATCTACAGCCCACAAGGACTGGACAAGACTGAGCTGGCTTATGACAATATCTATCCAAACACTTATAAAATCGCAGATAGCTTTGACCCTGGACAGGCTAAACTCATCAATCCCTCTGCTATCCACAACCTAGACTACGGTTTTGAAGCCTATGCGACACAAGGCTTTAATACGCCAGACGGGCGTGCCTTTATCGTTAGCTGGATTGGGCTTCCTGATGTGGATTATCCAAGTGACAAATACGACTATCAAGGGGCTATGAGTCTGGTCAAAGAGCTCACGATCAAAGATGGCAAACTCTACCAGTACCCAGTCGCCGCCATGGCGGAGCTTAGACAAAGCGAAGAAGCCTTTGCGGATAAAACTGCAACCAATAACACCTACGAGCTTGAGCTTGAAGTGGCAGAAAACACGCAAGCTGAAATCGTCCTCTTTGCTGATGACAACAAAAAAGGACTTCGCCTTCATATCGATACAGCAGCTGGTCGCTTTGGGCTTGACCGCTCAGAAGCTGGTGAGCAATACGCTACAGACTTTGGTGTGACACGCACCTGCCCTATCCCTCAAAAGGCATGCACACTTAACATCTTTGTCGATAAATCCATTGTTGAAATCTTTATCAACAAAGGTGAGGAAGTGCTAACCAGCCGTGTCTATCCTTTTGATGGGCAAACAGGTATCGCTCTTACAAAAGGCAATGTTTCTGGAAAATACTTTGAGCTTCACAACTAG
- the scrK gene encoding fructokinase ScrK, translating to MAKLYGSVEAGGTKFVCAVGDEDFQIVEKVQFPTTTPYETIERTVAFFKRFEEDLAGVAIGSFGPIDIDPNSTTYGYITKTPKEHWSNVDLVGLISKEFKVPFYFTTDVNSSAYGEAMVRTGVDSLVYYTIGTGIGAGAIQRGEFIGGTGHTEAGHTYVAVHPQDRANDFVGTCPFHNGCLEGLAAGPSLEARTGTRGELIEQNSTVWDVQAYYIAQAAVQATLLYRPQVIVFGGGVMAQEHMLNRVREKFEGLMNDYLPTPDVRDYIVTPAIAENGSATLGNFALAKKVSER from the coding sequence ATGGCAAAATTATACGGTAGTGTCGAGGCAGGTGGGACAAAGTTTGTCTGTGCTGTAGGAGATGAGGATTTTCAAATTGTCGAGAAAGTGCAGTTCCCAACGACAACGCCTTATGAGACGATTGAGCGTACAGTAGCCTTTTTCAAGCGTTTTGAGGAGGACTTGGCAGGTGTTGCTATCGGGTCATTTGGTCCAATTGACATTGACCCAAACTCAACGACCTATGGCTACATCACTAAAACACCAAAAGAGCACTGGTCAAATGTTGACCTTGTTGGTCTTATCTCAAAAGAGTTTAAGGTGCCGTTTTACTTTACGACTGATGTCAATAGCTCTGCTTATGGTGAGGCTATGGTGCGCACAGGTGTTGATAGTCTTGTCTATTACACGATTGGGACTGGTATCGGTGCTGGCGCTATTCAGCGTGGTGAGTTTATCGGTGGTACAGGGCACACCGAGGCTGGGCACACTTATGTGGCGGTTCACCCACAAGACCGTGCTAATGACTTTGTCGGCACTTGCCCATTTCACAATGGCTGCCTAGAGGGTCTAGCAGCAGGACCAAGCCTAGAAGCTCGCACAGGCACTCGTGGTGAGTTGATTGAGCAAAATTCAACGGTTTGGGATGTACAAGCTTATTATATCGCTCAAGCAGCGGTTCAAGCAACGCTTCTCTATCGCCCACAAGTCATCGTCTTTGGTGGAGGTGTTATGGCGCAGGAGCACATGCTTAACCGTGTGCGTGAGAAGTTTGAAGGCTTGATGAACGACTACCTTCCTACGCCAGATGTGCGTGACTATATCGTGACACCTGCTATTGCTGAAAATGGTTCAGCTACGCTTGGTAACTTTGCACTCGCTAAAAAAGTGTCAGAGCGCTAA
- the efp gene encoding elongation factor P, whose amino-acid sequence MIEASKLRAGMTFETADGKLIKVLEASHHKPGKGNTVMRMKLRDVRTGSTFDTTFRPEEKFEQAIIETRPAQYLYQMDGTAYFMDTENYEQYEIPVANVEQELLYILENAEVKIQFYGTEVIGVTVPTTVELTVTETQPSIKGATVTGSGKPATLETGLVVNVPDFIEAGQKLVINTQEGTYVSRA is encoded by the coding sequence ATGATTGAAGCAAGTAAACTTAGAGCTGGTATGACTTTTGAAACAGCTGATGGCAAATTGATTAAAGTCCTTGAAGCCAGCCACCACAAACCAGGTAAAGGAAACACTGTTATGCGTATGAAATTGCGTGACGTGCGTACTGGTTCAACTTTTGATACAACTTTCCGTCCAGAAGAAAAATTTGAACAAGCTATCATCGAAACACGTCCAGCACAATACCTTTACCAAATGGACGGCACAGCTTATTTCATGGATACCGAAAACTACGAACAATACGAAATTCCAGTAGCCAACGTTGAGCAAGAACTGCTCTACATCCTTGAAAATGCTGAAGTGAAAATCCAATTCTACGGTACAGAGGTTATCGGTGTGACTGTTCCAACAACTGTTGAGTTGACTGTAACAGAAACACAACCATCTATCAAAGGCGCTACAGTAACAGGTTCAGGGAAACCTGCGACTCTTGAAACAGGTCTTGTGGTCAACGTCCCAGACTTTATCGAAGCGGGTCAAAAACTCGTTATCAACACACAAGAAGGCACATACGTTTCACGTGCCTAA
- a CDS encoding IS630 transposase-related protein, translated as MKSYGIDFRKRVINYVEAGHSKKETCQLFGISTNTLYLWEKQLKELGHLERQKRKPSPRKLPLDKLEAYVKEHPDAFLREIAEHFDCSIPSVWAALKKPPLVKSSATSSLITRAPEVKLFGLAQTKYLRFYTCEVV; from the coding sequence ATGAAAAGTTACGGAATAGATTTTAGAAAACGAGTTATTAATTATGTAGAGGCTGGTCATTCCAAAAAAGAAACGTGTCAGTTATTTGGAATTAGCACTAATACACTGTATCTGTGGGAGAAACAACTCAAAGAACTAGGTCATTTGGAGCGCCAAAAAAGAAAACCAAGCCCTCGCAAATTGCCATTGGATAAGTTAGAAGCCTATGTCAAGGAACATCCAGATGCTTTCTTAAGGGAAATTGCAGAGCATTTTGACTGTAGTATTCCCTCAGTTTGGGCTGCCTTAAAAAAACCCCCACTTGTCAAGTCAAGTGCAACAAGTTCATTGATAACTAGAGCTCCAGAGGTTAAGCTGTTTGGGCTAGCCCAAACAAAATATTTGCGGTTTTATACTTGTGAAGTCGTCTAG